In Trifolium pratense cultivar HEN17-A07 linkage group LG7, ARS_RC_1.1, whole genome shotgun sequence, a genomic segment contains:
- the LOC123893569 gene encoding uncharacterized protein LOC123893569 isoform X6: MDKTVMKKRLPTKRHIIINEQQQQSGLKAICGGDLIKFNKKKKKKKSKKEKVRSLSAIAVVHKSMPSSLPKNKVFNECNGVDHSSVPRKIRSAMKKRGRESILSDSEKLNHKFHGIESLHKDSSSIKKKSKKQVVLGPITKDEQEVAETLYALAGMFDISGSNGENELESKSLPKNSSVSQDQEESINATFEAAIEDANLIPESSSKGKEKISSLSETIGDEQTDFPQSHNTAPETNLQDVPMTVKTNDDDCKVELNDSKLCLEIGLNVSALSQISHIEGKRDVENETVGGIDCKQEQHIIKCQRENEGPTLWPGLTSSASSAINASCSQSSAAVKAPHWLNAAIRNSKQDLMGSCSSSGKSSEAFIHKKSWKSCAAHVHIGQLIRSLELPKQQVAKEPELYECDQIRVHQGSKCRALPEGQNSIRTRNGNGFAAGTVHSSSLENFPETKNGILQQQQCHYLDISLSQSQAPPAAAKYGPQKQSFNFLSLSTGGNELTTSDCFNKGESRLQQFSKSQVPYFRSIQQQHGLMPISTPPPSQYTSTYLDKLPAAGPQVRLQQPHYYGTPLRGTHYSSTISYKEQQYQNFWAAQLVAQGGSGGVNCNAMMRGQYPNLQNGRLENSAVNSGARIMLPHQSFVSLESLGSKVTSVTDQQPFSSIPPSRTNGLEERRGRFHGSGVSSLQLLCDERI, encoded by the exons GTTTGAAAGCTATTTGTGGTGGGGACCTAATTAAATttaacaagaagaagaagaagaagaaatcaaaGAAAGAGAAAGTTAGAAGCTTGAGTGCTATTGCTGTTGTTCATAAATCAATGCCATCTTCACTACCCAAAAACAAG GTTTTCAATGAATGCAATGGCGTTGATCATTCCTCTGTTCCCAGGAAGATACGTTCAG CAATGAAGAAGAGGGGTCGCGAATCAATCTTAAGTGATTCAGAAAAGTTGAACCATAAGTTCCATGGAATAGAATCTCTTCATAAAGATAGCAGCAGCATAAAGAAAAAATCCAAA AAGCAAGTTGTACTTGGGCCCATCACAAAAGATGAACAAGAGGTTGCTGAGACTCTCTATGCATTGGCTGGAATGTTTGATATCAGTGGCTCCAATGGGGAGAATGAACTAGAAAGCAAATCGTTACCGAAGAATTCCTCGGTTTCGCAGGACCAAGAGGAGAGTATTAATGCTACTTTTGAAG CAGCTATTGAGGATGCTAATCTTATTCCTGAAAGTTCATCTaagggaaaagaaaaaattagttCTTTAAGTGAAACCATTGGTGATGAACAGACTGATTTTCCACAATCTCACAACACTGCTCCAGAAACAAATCTGCAGGACGTGCCTATGACAGTTAAGACGAATGACGATGATTGCAAAGTGGAATTGAATGACTCAAAGTTGTGTCTTGAAATCGG ATTAAATGTGTCTGCACTGTCACAAATTTCACATATTGAGGGAAAGCGAGATGTGGAGAATGAGACG GTCGGAGGCATTGATTGTAAGCAAGAACAACACATTATCAAGTGCCAAAGAGAAAATG AAGGTCCAACATTGTGGCCAGGCTTGACATCGAGTGCATCTTCTGCAATTAATGCTTCTTGTTCGCA ATCTTCTGCTGCTGTCAAAGCTCCACATTGGCTTAATGCTGCTATTCGCAACTCCAAACAGGATTTGATGGGAAGTTGTTCCTCTAGTGGAAag AGCTCCGAAGCTTTCATTCATAAAAAGTCATGGAAGAGTTGTGCAGCTCATGTTCACATTGGTCAACTCATCCGGAGTTTAGAACTGCCAAAACAACAGGTTGCCAAAGAACCCGAGCTTTATGAATGTGATCAAATCAGAGTACACCAAGGATCAAAATGTAGAGCTCTACCCGAAGGACAAAACTCAATTAGGACAAGAAATGGAAATGGTTTTGCTGCTGGAACAGTTCATTCTTCTAGTTTGGAGAATTTCCCTGAAACTAAAAATGGTATTCTTCAGCAGCAGCAGTGCCATTATCTTGACATATCTCTGTCTCAGTCTCAGGCTCCTCCGGCGGCTGCGAAATATGGTCCTCAAAAGCAA AGTTTCAATTTCTTGTCCTTGTCGACTGGAGGTAATGAGTTAACGACCAGCGATTGTTTTAATAAAGGTGAAAGTAGGTTGCAACAGTTCTCAAAATCGCAAGTGCCTTACTTTCGGTCTATACAACAGCAGCATGGGCTCATGCCAATATCTACGCCTCCACCAAGTCAGTATACCTCAACTTACCTGGATAAGCTTCCTGCTGCAGGACCACAG GTGCGGTTGCAGCAACCTCATTATTATGGTACGCCACTACGTGGAACTCATTATAGTTCGACAATTTCATATAAAGAGCAGCAATACCAAAACTTTTGGGCGGCGCAACTAGTAGCACAAGGTGGGTCTGGTGGTGTAAACTGCAATGCAATGATGAGGGGCCAATATCCTAATTTGCAAAATGGAAGACTTGAAAATTCTGCTGTTAATTCGGGTGCCCGGATCATGCTTCCCCACCAGTCCTTTGTATCGCTAGAATCACTTGGTTCCAAGGTAACTTCAGTCACTGACCAACAACCCTTTTCATCAATTCCACCATCAAGGACAAATGGGCTAGAAGAACGTAGAGGTAGGTTCCATGGTAGCGGTGTTTCATCGTTGCAATTGCTGTGTGATGAGCGTATCTGA
- the LOC123893569 gene encoding uncharacterized protein LOC123893569 isoform X1 gives MDKTVMKKRLPTKRHIIINEQQQQSGLKAICGGDLIKFNKKKKKKKSKKEKVRSLSAIAVVHKSMPSSLPKNKVFNECNGVDHSSVPRKIRSAMKKRGRESILSDSEKLNHKFHGIESLHKDSSSIKKKSKKQVVLGPITKDEQEVAETLYALAGMFDISGSNGENELESKSLPKNSSVSQDQEESINATFEASAAIEDANLIPESSSKGKEKISSLSETIGDEQTDFPQSHNTAPETNLQDVPMTVKTNDDDCKVELNDSKLCLEIGLNVSALSQISHIEGKRDVENETVGGIDCKQEQHIIKCQRENEGPTLWPGLTSSASSAINASCSQRSSAAVKAPHWLNAAIRNSKQDLMGSCSSSGKSSEAFIHKKSWKSCAAHVHIGQLIRSLELPKQQVAKEPELYECDQIRVHQGSKCRALPEGQNSIRTRNGNGFAAGTVHSSSLENFPETKNGILQQQQCHYLDISLSQSQAPPAAAKYGPQKQSFNFLSLSTGGNELTTSDCFNKGESRLQQFSKSQVPYFRSIQQQHGLMPISTPPPSQYTSTYLDKLPAAGPQVRLQQPHYYGTPLRGTHYSSTISYKEQQYQNFWAAQLVAQGGSGGVNCNAMMRGQYPNLQNGRLENSAVNSGARIMLPHQSFVSLESLGSKVTSVTDQQPFSSIPPSRTNGLEERRGRFHGSGVSSLQLLCDERI, from the exons GTTTGAAAGCTATTTGTGGTGGGGACCTAATTAAATttaacaagaagaagaagaagaagaaatcaaaGAAAGAGAAAGTTAGAAGCTTGAGTGCTATTGCTGTTGTTCATAAATCAATGCCATCTTCACTACCCAAAAACAAG GTTTTCAATGAATGCAATGGCGTTGATCATTCCTCTGTTCCCAGGAAGATACGTTCAG CAATGAAGAAGAGGGGTCGCGAATCAATCTTAAGTGATTCAGAAAAGTTGAACCATAAGTTCCATGGAATAGAATCTCTTCATAAAGATAGCAGCAGCATAAAGAAAAAATCCAAA AAGCAAGTTGTACTTGGGCCCATCACAAAAGATGAACAAGAGGTTGCTGAGACTCTCTATGCATTGGCTGGAATGTTTGATATCAGTGGCTCCAATGGGGAGAATGAACTAGAAAGCAAATCGTTACCGAAGAATTCCTCGGTTTCGCAGGACCAAGAGGAGAGTATTAATGCTACTTTTGAAG ctTCAGCAGCTATTGAGGATGCTAATCTTATTCCTGAAAGTTCATCTaagggaaaagaaaaaattagttCTTTAAGTGAAACCATTGGTGATGAACAGACTGATTTTCCACAATCTCACAACACTGCTCCAGAAACAAATCTGCAGGACGTGCCTATGACAGTTAAGACGAATGACGATGATTGCAAAGTGGAATTGAATGACTCAAAGTTGTGTCTTGAAATCGG ATTAAATGTGTCTGCACTGTCACAAATTTCACATATTGAGGGAAAGCGAGATGTGGAGAATGAGACG GTCGGAGGCATTGATTGTAAGCAAGAACAACACATTATCAAGTGCCAAAGAGAAAATG AAGGTCCAACATTGTGGCCAGGCTTGACATCGAGTGCATCTTCTGCAATTAATGCTTCTTGTTCGCA AAGATCTTCTGCTGCTGTCAAAGCTCCACATTGGCTTAATGCTGCTATTCGCAACTCCAAACAGGATTTGATGGGAAGTTGTTCCTCTAGTGGAAag AGCTCCGAAGCTTTCATTCATAAAAAGTCATGGAAGAGTTGTGCAGCTCATGTTCACATTGGTCAACTCATCCGGAGTTTAGAACTGCCAAAACAACAGGTTGCCAAAGAACCCGAGCTTTATGAATGTGATCAAATCAGAGTACACCAAGGATCAAAATGTAGAGCTCTACCCGAAGGACAAAACTCAATTAGGACAAGAAATGGAAATGGTTTTGCTGCTGGAACAGTTCATTCTTCTAGTTTGGAGAATTTCCCTGAAACTAAAAATGGTATTCTTCAGCAGCAGCAGTGCCATTATCTTGACATATCTCTGTCTCAGTCTCAGGCTCCTCCGGCGGCTGCGAAATATGGTCCTCAAAAGCAA AGTTTCAATTTCTTGTCCTTGTCGACTGGAGGTAATGAGTTAACGACCAGCGATTGTTTTAATAAAGGTGAAAGTAGGTTGCAACAGTTCTCAAAATCGCAAGTGCCTTACTTTCGGTCTATACAACAGCAGCATGGGCTCATGCCAATATCTACGCCTCCACCAAGTCAGTATACCTCAACTTACCTGGATAAGCTTCCTGCTGCAGGACCACAG GTGCGGTTGCAGCAACCTCATTATTATGGTACGCCACTACGTGGAACTCATTATAGTTCGACAATTTCATATAAAGAGCAGCAATACCAAAACTTTTGGGCGGCGCAACTAGTAGCACAAGGTGGGTCTGGTGGTGTAAACTGCAATGCAATGATGAGGGGCCAATATCCTAATTTGCAAAATGGAAGACTTGAAAATTCTGCTGTTAATTCGGGTGCCCGGATCATGCTTCCCCACCAGTCCTTTGTATCGCTAGAATCACTTGGTTCCAAGGTAACTTCAGTCACTGACCAACAACCCTTTTCATCAATTCCACCATCAAGGACAAATGGGCTAGAAGAACGTAGAGGTAGGTTCCATGGTAGCGGTGTTTCATCGTTGCAATTGCTGTGTGATGAGCGTATCTGA
- the LOC123893569 gene encoding uncharacterized protein LOC123893569 isoform X5, with translation MDKTVMKKRLPTKRHIIINEQQQQSGLKAICGGDLIKFNKKKKKKKSKKEKVRSLSAIAVVHKSMPSSLPKNKVFNECNGVDHSSVPRKIRSAMKKRGRESILSDSEKLNHKFHGIESLHKDSSSIKKKSKKQVVLGPITKDEQEVAETLYALAGMFDISGSNGENELESKSLPKNSSVSQDQEESINATFEAIEDANLIPESSSKGKEKISSLSETIGDEQTDFPQSHNTAPETNLQDVPMTVKTNDDDCKVELNDSKLCLEIGLNVSALSQISHIEGKRDVENETVGGIDCKQEQHIIKCQRENEGPTLWPGLTSSASSAINASCSQRSSAAVKAPHWLNAAIRNSKQDLMGSCSSSGKSSEAFIHKKSWKSCAAHVHIGQLIRSLELPKQQVAKEPELYECDQIRVHQGSKCRALPEGQNSIRTRNGNGFAAGTVHSSSLENFPETKNGILQQQQCHYLDISLSQSQAPPAAAKYGPQKQSFNFLSLSTGGNELTTSDCFNKGESRLQQFSKSQVPYFRSIQQQHGLMPISTPPPSQYTSTYLDKLPAAGPQVRLQQPHYYGTPLRGTHYSSTISYKEQQYQNFWAAQLVAQGGSGGVNCNAMMRGQYPNLQNGRLENSAVNSGARIMLPHQSFVSLESLGSKVTSVTDQQPFSSIPPSRTNGLEERRGRFHGSGVSSLQLLCDERI, from the exons GTTTGAAAGCTATTTGTGGTGGGGACCTAATTAAATttaacaagaagaagaagaagaagaaatcaaaGAAAGAGAAAGTTAGAAGCTTGAGTGCTATTGCTGTTGTTCATAAATCAATGCCATCTTCACTACCCAAAAACAAG GTTTTCAATGAATGCAATGGCGTTGATCATTCCTCTGTTCCCAGGAAGATACGTTCAG CAATGAAGAAGAGGGGTCGCGAATCAATCTTAAGTGATTCAGAAAAGTTGAACCATAAGTTCCATGGAATAGAATCTCTTCATAAAGATAGCAGCAGCATAAAGAAAAAATCCAAA AAGCAAGTTGTACTTGGGCCCATCACAAAAGATGAACAAGAGGTTGCTGAGACTCTCTATGCATTGGCTGGAATGTTTGATATCAGTGGCTCCAATGGGGAGAATGAACTAGAAAGCAAATCGTTACCGAAGAATTCCTCGGTTTCGCAGGACCAAGAGGAGAGTATTAATGCTACTTTTGAAG CTATTGAGGATGCTAATCTTATTCCTGAAAGTTCATCTaagggaaaagaaaaaattagttCTTTAAGTGAAACCATTGGTGATGAACAGACTGATTTTCCACAATCTCACAACACTGCTCCAGAAACAAATCTGCAGGACGTGCCTATGACAGTTAAGACGAATGACGATGATTGCAAAGTGGAATTGAATGACTCAAAGTTGTGTCTTGAAATCGG ATTAAATGTGTCTGCACTGTCACAAATTTCACATATTGAGGGAAAGCGAGATGTGGAGAATGAGACG GTCGGAGGCATTGATTGTAAGCAAGAACAACACATTATCAAGTGCCAAAGAGAAAATG AAGGTCCAACATTGTGGCCAGGCTTGACATCGAGTGCATCTTCTGCAATTAATGCTTCTTGTTCGCA AAGATCTTCTGCTGCTGTCAAAGCTCCACATTGGCTTAATGCTGCTATTCGCAACTCCAAACAGGATTTGATGGGAAGTTGTTCCTCTAGTGGAAag AGCTCCGAAGCTTTCATTCATAAAAAGTCATGGAAGAGTTGTGCAGCTCATGTTCACATTGGTCAACTCATCCGGAGTTTAGAACTGCCAAAACAACAGGTTGCCAAAGAACCCGAGCTTTATGAATGTGATCAAATCAGAGTACACCAAGGATCAAAATGTAGAGCTCTACCCGAAGGACAAAACTCAATTAGGACAAGAAATGGAAATGGTTTTGCTGCTGGAACAGTTCATTCTTCTAGTTTGGAGAATTTCCCTGAAACTAAAAATGGTATTCTTCAGCAGCAGCAGTGCCATTATCTTGACATATCTCTGTCTCAGTCTCAGGCTCCTCCGGCGGCTGCGAAATATGGTCCTCAAAAGCAA AGTTTCAATTTCTTGTCCTTGTCGACTGGAGGTAATGAGTTAACGACCAGCGATTGTTTTAATAAAGGTGAAAGTAGGTTGCAACAGTTCTCAAAATCGCAAGTGCCTTACTTTCGGTCTATACAACAGCAGCATGGGCTCATGCCAATATCTACGCCTCCACCAAGTCAGTATACCTCAACTTACCTGGATAAGCTTCCTGCTGCAGGACCACAG GTGCGGTTGCAGCAACCTCATTATTATGGTACGCCACTACGTGGAACTCATTATAGTTCGACAATTTCATATAAAGAGCAGCAATACCAAAACTTTTGGGCGGCGCAACTAGTAGCACAAGGTGGGTCTGGTGGTGTAAACTGCAATGCAATGATGAGGGGCCAATATCCTAATTTGCAAAATGGAAGACTTGAAAATTCTGCTGTTAATTCGGGTGCCCGGATCATGCTTCCCCACCAGTCCTTTGTATCGCTAGAATCACTTGGTTCCAAGGTAACTTCAGTCACTGACCAACAACCCTTTTCATCAATTCCACCATCAAGGACAAATGGGCTAGAAGAACGTAGAGGTAGGTTCCATGGTAGCGGTGTTTCATCGTTGCAATTGCTGTGTGATGAGCGTATCTGA
- the LOC123893569 gene encoding uncharacterized protein LOC123893569 isoform X8, giving the protein MDKTVMKKRLPTKRHIIINEQQQQSGLKAICGGDLIKFNKKKKKKKSKKEKVRSLSAIAVVHKSMPSSLPKNKVFNECNGVDHSSVPRKIRSAMKKRGRESILSDSEKLNHKFHGIESLHKDSSSIKKKSKKQVVLGPITKDEQEVAETLYALAGMFDISGSNGENELESKSLPKNSSVSQDQEESINATFEAIEDANLIPESSSKGKEKISSLSETIGDEQTDFPQSHNTAPETNLQDVPMTVKTNDDDCKVELNDSKLCLEIGLNVSALSQISHIEGKRDVENETVGGIDCKQEQHIIKCQRENEGPTLWPGLTSSASSAINASCSQSSAAVKAPHWLNAAIRNSKQDLMGSCSSSGKSSEAFIHKKSWKSCAAHVHIGQLIRSLELPKQQVAKEPELYECDQIRVHQGSKCRALPEGQNSIRTRNGNGFAAGTVHSSSLENFPETKNGILQQQQCHYLDISLSQSQAPPAAAKYGPQKQSFNFLSLSTGGNELTTSDCFNKGESRLQQFSKSQVPYFRSIQQQHGLMPISTPPPSQYTSTYLDKLPAAGPQVRLQQPHYYGTPLRGTHYSSTISYKEQQYQNFWAAQLVAQGGSGGVNCNAMMRGQYPNLQNGRLENSAVNSGARIMLPHQSFVSLESLGSKVTSVTDQQPFSSIPPSRTNGLEERRGRFHGSGVSSLQLLCDERI; this is encoded by the exons GTTTGAAAGCTATTTGTGGTGGGGACCTAATTAAATttaacaagaagaagaagaagaagaaatcaaaGAAAGAGAAAGTTAGAAGCTTGAGTGCTATTGCTGTTGTTCATAAATCAATGCCATCTTCACTACCCAAAAACAAG GTTTTCAATGAATGCAATGGCGTTGATCATTCCTCTGTTCCCAGGAAGATACGTTCAG CAATGAAGAAGAGGGGTCGCGAATCAATCTTAAGTGATTCAGAAAAGTTGAACCATAAGTTCCATGGAATAGAATCTCTTCATAAAGATAGCAGCAGCATAAAGAAAAAATCCAAA AAGCAAGTTGTACTTGGGCCCATCACAAAAGATGAACAAGAGGTTGCTGAGACTCTCTATGCATTGGCTGGAATGTTTGATATCAGTGGCTCCAATGGGGAGAATGAACTAGAAAGCAAATCGTTACCGAAGAATTCCTCGGTTTCGCAGGACCAAGAGGAGAGTATTAATGCTACTTTTGAAG CTATTGAGGATGCTAATCTTATTCCTGAAAGTTCATCTaagggaaaagaaaaaattagttCTTTAAGTGAAACCATTGGTGATGAACAGACTGATTTTCCACAATCTCACAACACTGCTCCAGAAACAAATCTGCAGGACGTGCCTATGACAGTTAAGACGAATGACGATGATTGCAAAGTGGAATTGAATGACTCAAAGTTGTGTCTTGAAATCGG ATTAAATGTGTCTGCACTGTCACAAATTTCACATATTGAGGGAAAGCGAGATGTGGAGAATGAGACG GTCGGAGGCATTGATTGTAAGCAAGAACAACACATTATCAAGTGCCAAAGAGAAAATG AAGGTCCAACATTGTGGCCAGGCTTGACATCGAGTGCATCTTCTGCAATTAATGCTTCTTGTTCGCA ATCTTCTGCTGCTGTCAAAGCTCCACATTGGCTTAATGCTGCTATTCGCAACTCCAAACAGGATTTGATGGGAAGTTGTTCCTCTAGTGGAAag AGCTCCGAAGCTTTCATTCATAAAAAGTCATGGAAGAGTTGTGCAGCTCATGTTCACATTGGTCAACTCATCCGGAGTTTAGAACTGCCAAAACAACAGGTTGCCAAAGAACCCGAGCTTTATGAATGTGATCAAATCAGAGTACACCAAGGATCAAAATGTAGAGCTCTACCCGAAGGACAAAACTCAATTAGGACAAGAAATGGAAATGGTTTTGCTGCTGGAACAGTTCATTCTTCTAGTTTGGAGAATTTCCCTGAAACTAAAAATGGTATTCTTCAGCAGCAGCAGTGCCATTATCTTGACATATCTCTGTCTCAGTCTCAGGCTCCTCCGGCGGCTGCGAAATATGGTCCTCAAAAGCAA AGTTTCAATTTCTTGTCCTTGTCGACTGGAGGTAATGAGTTAACGACCAGCGATTGTTTTAATAAAGGTGAAAGTAGGTTGCAACAGTTCTCAAAATCGCAAGTGCCTTACTTTCGGTCTATACAACAGCAGCATGGGCTCATGCCAATATCTACGCCTCCACCAAGTCAGTATACCTCAACTTACCTGGATAAGCTTCCTGCTGCAGGACCACAG GTGCGGTTGCAGCAACCTCATTATTATGGTACGCCACTACGTGGAACTCATTATAGTTCGACAATTTCATATAAAGAGCAGCAATACCAAAACTTTTGGGCGGCGCAACTAGTAGCACAAGGTGGGTCTGGTGGTGTAAACTGCAATGCAATGATGAGGGGCCAATATCCTAATTTGCAAAATGGAAGACTTGAAAATTCTGCTGTTAATTCGGGTGCCCGGATCATGCTTCCCCACCAGTCCTTTGTATCGCTAGAATCACTTGGTTCCAAGGTAACTTCAGTCACTGACCAACAACCCTTTTCATCAATTCCACCATCAAGGACAAATGGGCTAGAAGAACGTAGAGGTAGGTTCCATGGTAGCGGTGTTTCATCGTTGCAATTGCTGTGTGATGAGCGTATCTGA
- the LOC123893569 gene encoding uncharacterized protein LOC123893569 isoform X3, producing MDKTVMKKRLPTKRHIIINEQQQQSGLKAICGGDLIKFNKKKKKKKSKKEKVRSLSAIAVVHKSMPSSLPKNKVFNECNGVDHSSVPRKIRSAMKKRGRESILSDSEKLNHKFHGIESLHKDSSSIKKKSKKQVVLGPITKDEQEVAETLYALAGMFDISGSNGENELESKSLPKNSSVSQDQEESINATFEAAIEDANLIPESSSKGKEKISSLSETIGDEQTDFPQSHNTAPETNLQDVPMTVKTNDDDCKVELNDSKLCLEIGLNVSALSQISHIEGKRDVENETVGGIDCKQEQHIIKCQRENEGPTLWPGLTSSASSAINASCSQRSSAAVKAPHWLNAAIRNSKQDLMGSCSSSGKSSEAFIHKKSWKSCAAHVHIGQLIRSLELPKQQVAKEPELYECDQIRVHQGSKCRALPEGQNSIRTRNGNGFAAGTVHSSSLENFPETKNGILQQQQCHYLDISLSQSQAPPAAAKYGPQKQSFNFLSLSTGGNELTTSDCFNKGESRLQQFSKSQVPYFRSIQQQHGLMPISTPPPSQYTSTYLDKLPAAGPQVRLQQPHYYGTPLRGTHYSSTISYKEQQYQNFWAAQLVAQGGSGGVNCNAMMRGQYPNLQNGRLENSAVNSGARIMLPHQSFVSLESLGSKVTSVTDQQPFSSIPPSRTNGLEERRGRFHGSGVSSLQLLCDERI from the exons GTTTGAAAGCTATTTGTGGTGGGGACCTAATTAAATttaacaagaagaagaagaagaagaaatcaaaGAAAGAGAAAGTTAGAAGCTTGAGTGCTATTGCTGTTGTTCATAAATCAATGCCATCTTCACTACCCAAAAACAAG GTTTTCAATGAATGCAATGGCGTTGATCATTCCTCTGTTCCCAGGAAGATACGTTCAG CAATGAAGAAGAGGGGTCGCGAATCAATCTTAAGTGATTCAGAAAAGTTGAACCATAAGTTCCATGGAATAGAATCTCTTCATAAAGATAGCAGCAGCATAAAGAAAAAATCCAAA AAGCAAGTTGTACTTGGGCCCATCACAAAAGATGAACAAGAGGTTGCTGAGACTCTCTATGCATTGGCTGGAATGTTTGATATCAGTGGCTCCAATGGGGAGAATGAACTAGAAAGCAAATCGTTACCGAAGAATTCCTCGGTTTCGCAGGACCAAGAGGAGAGTATTAATGCTACTTTTGAAG CAGCTATTGAGGATGCTAATCTTATTCCTGAAAGTTCATCTaagggaaaagaaaaaattagttCTTTAAGTGAAACCATTGGTGATGAACAGACTGATTTTCCACAATCTCACAACACTGCTCCAGAAACAAATCTGCAGGACGTGCCTATGACAGTTAAGACGAATGACGATGATTGCAAAGTGGAATTGAATGACTCAAAGTTGTGTCTTGAAATCGG ATTAAATGTGTCTGCACTGTCACAAATTTCACATATTGAGGGAAAGCGAGATGTGGAGAATGAGACG GTCGGAGGCATTGATTGTAAGCAAGAACAACACATTATCAAGTGCCAAAGAGAAAATG AAGGTCCAACATTGTGGCCAGGCTTGACATCGAGTGCATCTTCTGCAATTAATGCTTCTTGTTCGCA AAGATCTTCTGCTGCTGTCAAAGCTCCACATTGGCTTAATGCTGCTATTCGCAACTCCAAACAGGATTTGATGGGAAGTTGTTCCTCTAGTGGAAag AGCTCCGAAGCTTTCATTCATAAAAAGTCATGGAAGAGTTGTGCAGCTCATGTTCACATTGGTCAACTCATCCGGAGTTTAGAACTGCCAAAACAACAGGTTGCCAAAGAACCCGAGCTTTATGAATGTGATCAAATCAGAGTACACCAAGGATCAAAATGTAGAGCTCTACCCGAAGGACAAAACTCAATTAGGACAAGAAATGGAAATGGTTTTGCTGCTGGAACAGTTCATTCTTCTAGTTTGGAGAATTTCCCTGAAACTAAAAATGGTATTCTTCAGCAGCAGCAGTGCCATTATCTTGACATATCTCTGTCTCAGTCTCAGGCTCCTCCGGCGGCTGCGAAATATGGTCCTCAAAAGCAA AGTTTCAATTTCTTGTCCTTGTCGACTGGAGGTAATGAGTTAACGACCAGCGATTGTTTTAATAAAGGTGAAAGTAGGTTGCAACAGTTCTCAAAATCGCAAGTGCCTTACTTTCGGTCTATACAACAGCAGCATGGGCTCATGCCAATATCTACGCCTCCACCAAGTCAGTATACCTCAACTTACCTGGATAAGCTTCCTGCTGCAGGACCACAG GTGCGGTTGCAGCAACCTCATTATTATGGTACGCCACTACGTGGAACTCATTATAGTTCGACAATTTCATATAAAGAGCAGCAATACCAAAACTTTTGGGCGGCGCAACTAGTAGCACAAGGTGGGTCTGGTGGTGTAAACTGCAATGCAATGATGAGGGGCCAATATCCTAATTTGCAAAATGGAAGACTTGAAAATTCTGCTGTTAATTCGGGTGCCCGGATCATGCTTCCCCACCAGTCCTTTGTATCGCTAGAATCACTTGGTTCCAAGGTAACTTCAGTCACTGACCAACAACCCTTTTCATCAATTCCACCATCAAGGACAAATGGGCTAGAAGAACGTAGAGGTAGGTTCCATGGTAGCGGTGTTTCATCGTTGCAATTGCTGTGTGATGAGCGTATCTGA